The Spirochaeta isovalerica genome includes a window with the following:
- a CDS encoding helix-turn-helix domain-containing protein: MRESNFGEKLKDARKKSGLTQKQLGEMTGAGQVVIANYERGARFPGEDMLRKLAENLQVSLDYLLSVPSHSEKTVDHQFSADYLFDLLLSDSVARCWDYIRQWKDNGNYSAMDVYSRLLIPLLRKTGDLWYSGDISILDEHLVSGKVRELITLTAAHEKNWSNPPVPGLSWMGLCAPGEEHDLVLLMTARLLRLKNWDVRFVGTQMPVKDLIAAVDFHKPLVLSLSITIETFRSGLETYLDVLYRNRSYPYGVILGGAAVKDEDVRDFPGVIGTADTLEKGINLAEEYANEKRSS, translated from the coding sequence ATGAGAGAATCCAATTTTGGTGAAAAATTAAAAGATGCCAGAAAAAAATCAGGTTTAACTCAAAAACAATTGGGTGAAATGACCGGCGCAGGTCAGGTGGTGATAGCCAATTATGAGAGAGGTGCACGTTTTCCCGGAGAAGATATGCTCAGGAAGCTGGCGGAAAATCTCCAGGTCTCGCTTGATTATCTTCTTTCCGTGCCTTCTCACTCCGAAAAAACTGTCGACCACCAGTTCAGTGCGGACTATCTTTTCGATCTTCTTTTGAGCGATTCGGTAGCCCGATGCTGGGATTATATACGTCAGTGGAAAGACAATGGGAATTACAGCGCGATGGATGTTTACTCCCGCCTGCTGATTCCCCTGCTCAGGAAAACAGGAGACCTATGGTATTCGGGAGATATTTCCATTCTCGATGAACACCTGGTCAGCGGAAAAGTCAGAGAGCTTATAACCCTGACAGCGGCTCATGAAAAGAACTGGAGCAATCCTCCTGTTCCGGGGCTTTCCTGGATGGGACTCTGCGCACCCGGAGAAGAGCATGATCTGGTTCTGTTGATGACAGCCCGGCTTCTCCGTCTGAAAAACTGGGATGTCAGATTTGTCGGCACGCAAATGCCTGTGAAGGATCTGATAGCCGCTGTTGATTTCCATAAACCTCTTGTTCTCTCTCTGTCCATAACAATTGAAACTTTTCGAAGCGGTCTCGAGACTTATCTCGATGTGCTTTACCGGAACAGAAGCTATCCTTACGGTGTTATTCTGGGGGGAGCTGCGGTAAAAGATGAAGATGTCCGGGATTTCCCCGGGGTCATCGGGACTGCCGACACTCTGGAAAAAGGTATTAATCTCGCTGAGGAATATGCAAATGAGAAAAGGAGTTCTTGA
- the tpx gene encoding thiol peroxidase, translating into MAEITLQGNPVHTIGALPAVGAAAPVFKLVGQDLADIQLQDFKGKYVVLNIFPSLDTATCAASVRRFNKEASSRDNVAVVCISADLPFAAGRFCTTEGLKDVHTASVFRNPGFGKDYGVLFTDGPLAGLLSRAVVVVDPEGKVVYTQQVPEIVDEPDYDPVLAKLP; encoded by the coding sequence ATGGCTGAAATAACATTGCAGGGTAATCCTGTTCATACAATAGGGGCTCTGCCGGCAGTTGGTGCCGCCGCTCCGGTTTTTAAACTTGTCGGGCAGGATCTGGCTGATATTCAATTACAGGATTTCAAAGGCAAATATGTCGTCCTGAATATTTTTCCCAGTCTTGATACGGCTACTTGCGCCGCTTCTGTCCGTCGTTTTAACAAGGAGGCTTCTTCGCGGGATAATGTCGCTGTAGTTTGCATCTCTGCGGACCTTCCCTTCGCTGCCGGACGTTTCTGTACGACCGAAGGGCTGAAAGATGTGCACACGGCTTCTGTTTTCAGAAATCCCGGATTCGGAAAAGATTATGGTGTCCTTTTCACCGACGGTCCCCTTGCCGGTCTATTGTCCCGTGCTGTCGTTGTGGTCGACCCTGAGGGGAAGGTCGTATACACTCAGCAGGTTCCGGAAATTGTCGACGAACCCGATTATGATCCGGTATTGGCGAAACTTCCCTGA
- a CDS encoding efflux RND transporter periplasmic adaptor subunit, giving the protein MKKVVIILLSVFILSACGSGEADQVSSSSWDQAGEYVPIAVEVLDVTEGLLIPYVEASGTIRGIREAWVVAAAQGQITSMNVSLGQAVKADQVLLSVENDLQKLNRDLALQQFEATRLDFQALESSFRKGGLSRSDYNNAKTRLLQAETTYRSAEKSYKDTFIKAPFDGTVALLDSSLAEGTTLSPGTPVALIIDRSAMKMEISLGERQIGLIRKGQKATLRLSSDIEEDPVEAVVDSIGSGSESSTGSFPVIITWDNRIDDTMRSGLSAQVLMANTVEKPQIIIPSSALVVRDRKQSVIVAEEGRSVVKEVVTGESLGGNTVVLEGLSVGEKLVVSALSSLGDNYFIEPTEIGKTGDWR; this is encoded by the coding sequence ATGAAAAAAGTAGTAATCATCTTATTGTCGGTTTTTATCCTTTCGGCCTGCGGAAGCGGTGAAGCGGACCAGGTGTCCTCGTCAAGCTGGGACCAGGCCGGTGAATACGTTCCCATAGCTGTTGAAGTTCTTGACGTGACTGAAGGTCTGCTGATCCCCTATGTGGAGGCATCGGGAACCATTCGGGGAATCCGTGAAGCCTGGGTCGTTGCTGCCGCACAGGGGCAGATTACGTCAATGAATGTCTCGCTCGGTCAAGCGGTGAAGGCTGATCAGGTACTTCTTTCCGTGGAAAATGATCTTCAGAAGCTCAATCGGGATCTGGCGCTTCAGCAGTTTGAAGCGACCCGTCTGGACTTTCAGGCTCTGGAAAGCTCATTCAGGAAAGGCGGTCTCTCCCGATCCGATTATAATAATGCAAAAACCAGACTCCTGCAGGCTGAGACGACATACCGCTCAGCTGAAAAGAGCTATAAGGATACGTTTATCAAAGCTCCTTTTGATGGAACTGTGGCCCTTCTCGACAGTTCACTGGCCGAGGGCACAACTCTCTCTCCCGGTACACCCGTAGCGCTTATCATAGACCGGTCAGCCATGAAGATGGAAATTTCCCTTGGAGAAAGACAGATAGGTCTTATCAGAAAAGGGCAGAAAGCGACTCTGAGGCTCAGTTCCGATATCGAAGAAGATCCGGTCGAAGCCGTTGTTGATTCCATCGGTTCAGGGAGCGAGAGCTCAACAGGAAGCTTTCCCGTTATTATAACCTGGGATAATCGAATAGACGACACTATGCGTTCAGGCTTGTCTGCACAGGTCCTTATGGCTAATACAGTTGAAAAACCCCAAATCATTATCCCCTCGTCAGCTCTGGTTGTAAGAGACCGGAAGCAATCGGTTATTGTGGCTGAAGAAGGCCGCTCAGTCGTGAAAGAGGTCGTCACCGGAGAATCATTAGGCGGTAATACAGTCGTTCTCGAGGGATTGTCTGTCGGGGAAAAACTTGTGGTCAGCGCTCTATCATCTCTGGGAGATAATTACTTCATCGAACCTACTGAAATCGGTAAAACAGGAGATTGGAGATGA